The Planctomycetota bacterium genome segment GACGCGTTCCAGCGGGATGTGATACCGGGCCGACAGCGCGGCGACGAGCGCCTCGAGGCTGGCCATCTGCGCGGCGGTCGGCTGCTCCCGGTTGAAGTGGCCGACCAGGCAGATCCCGATCCCTTGCTCGTTGAACTCCGGATGCTCCGCCACGCGGCAGTGGGCGCCGGTGCGCTGTTCGAGCCAGCGCGGCGTCGGCGTGATCTCGCCGTCGCGCGTCCCCTCCGCGCGGCCGTTGTTAATCACGAAGTGATATCCCGAGTCGGTCGTGTGTAGCGTCTCGCGGTGCCAGCGGTCGATCGCCTCCAGCGTCGCGGATCGCGTCGCCGAGTGGTGGATAATGATGTACTTCCATTCCCGCGGGAGTGCCATGCCGTCGGGACGGATGACCGACTCCAGCGAGGCGTCCTGGGGCTCCTCGGGGCCGCTAGTTTCGCGGTCGCGTTTCGGCATGGCCGCCCAGCAGACCAGCCCGACCGTCCCCATCGCCGCGAGGAGCGTCAGCCAGACGGCTGCCATCCGGCCGAGGTTCATCCGTCTGGTTTCATCCGGTTTCAGATGGTGCGGCACGTCGGTCATCGGACACCGCGGGGAACGTGACCGCCCGCTTCCGCCCTTCGACCCTGCTCAGGGCGGCCCGAGCATGGTCGAGAGGCCGCGGGCGGCTCGAACGGCGTGACGTTTAGCCGCGAGCCGAAGGCGAGCGCGGCGGTCGGCTCCCAAGGCGAGCCGCAGCCAGAAGGGCAGGCACTGGACACGGGCTCCGGGGCTGCCGATAATGTCGGCGCTTCGGTTTCAGCCCGCCGGCGGAGGCACGCTCGGAGGCGGCCTGAGAAGACCTGCGGGGGATGTCCCCGAGAGAGCGGAGAATTTTTCGGTTCCCCGCTCGTACTACTGTAGGGCAGGCCCGACTTCAGCCGACAATAGATGGGGACCATGCGGGCGCGATGGAAGACGATTCTGGCGGTGGCGGTCGGCTTGGGCGCCTGGGGCGCCGCGGGCACGGACTCCCTTCGCGCCGGCGAACCCCTGTCACCCGTCGAACTCCACGAGACGGCCGCCTCGCGCGTCTGCCTCGTCACGGCCCGGAACGGCCTGGGTCTGGCTCGCGGCTATGCCACAGGTTTTCTCATCGGCGACGGGCGTTTCGTCCTGACGGACCTGGCGACGCTCGTTCAGCCGGGCGTCGTCCGGGCGGAGGTCCGCTTCGAGGACGGGACAACCCGCAC includes the following:
- a CDS encoding peptidoglycan recognition family protein translates to MTDVPHHLKPDETRRMNLGRMAAVWLTLLAAMGTVGLVCWAAMPKRDRETSGPEEPQDASLESVIRPDGMALPREWKYIIIHHSATRSATLEAIDRWHRETLHTTDSGYHFVINNGRAEGTRDGEITPTPRWLEQRTGAHCRVAEHPEFNEQGIGICLVGHFNREQPTAAQMASLEALVAALSARYHIPLERV